A section of the Pseudanabaena mucicola str. Chao 1806 genome encodes:
- a CDS encoding sensor histidine kinase, with amino-acid sequence MRHLEQTWRSPTFWMIVGLIGAVIVLEFSTPPEYVMGYLYISPILIANSQLSRTSTFGFTLAAAILTLINIWIPNYEIIQASMVVNRLVTIFALVVTALLCDRNRQIQQILVQQQAKLQAQEKIMNVREDFASTLAHDLKTPLLGAIETLQAFDREQFGTIDTKQKTVVNTMIRSHQNSLQLVETLLDVYRNETEGLQLQLEPINLAILAEDVATSLLSLSTSRRVYLNLNYGESDFRKFLWVHGDAFQLRRVFTNLLTNAINHSPRGAKVELVLETQSSHQIVQVIDVGAGLKSDEQPYLFERFYQGQSDRLATGSGLGLYLTRQIIEAHSGTIWAENRHPQGAIFGFRLPALPYSSHNIT; translated from the coding sequence ATGAGACATTTAGAACAAACTTGGCGATCGCCTACATTTTGGATGATTGTAGGATTGATTGGGGCGGTGATTGTTTTAGAATTCTCTACACCGCCCGAATATGTGATGGGTTATCTCTACATCAGTCCGATTCTGATCGCTAATTCCCAATTGAGCCGTACTAGTACTTTTGGGTTCACACTAGCTGCTGCAATTTTGACACTCATTAATATTTGGATTCCTAATTATGAAATAATTCAAGCTTCTATGGTTGTCAATCGTTTAGTAACTATATTTGCTCTAGTCGTGACCGCACTCCTGTGCGATCGCAATCGACAAATACAGCAAATTTTAGTGCAGCAACAAGCCAAACTTCAAGCGCAAGAGAAAATTATGAATGTGCGCGAAGACTTTGCCTCTACATTAGCTCATGATTTAAAAACTCCCTTACTTGGTGCGATCGAGACTCTGCAAGCTTTTGACCGTGAACAATTTGGAACTATTGATACTAAACAAAAAACTGTAGTGAACACAATGATCCGTAGTCATCAGAATAGTTTGCAACTAGTGGAAACTCTCCTTGATGTCTATCGGAATGAAACGGAAGGTTTGCAATTACAATTAGAACCAATTAATTTAGCCATTCTGGCGGAAGATGTGGCAACTTCACTGTTGAGTTTATCTACTAGTCGCCGTGTTTACTTAAATCTAAATTATGGAGAATCAGACTTTCGTAAATTCCTTTGGGTTCATGGTGATGCCTTTCAATTGCGCCGAGTTTTTACAAATTTATTGACTAATGCAATTAATCATTCTCCGCGAGGTGCAAAAGTAGAATTAGTGCTAGAAACCCAATCTTCGCATCAGATTGTCCAAGTAATTGATGTTGGTGCAGGGCTTAAATCTGATGAGCAGCCCTACTTATTTGAGCGATTCTATCAAGGTCAAAGCGATCGCCTAGCTACTGGTTCGGGGCTAGGTTTGTACCTAACTCGTCAAATTATCGAAGCGCATAGCGGTACAATTTGGGCAGAAAATCGACATCCTCAAGGTGCGATCTTTGGTTTTCGCTTGCCAGCTTTGCCCTATTCATCCCATAACATTACCTAA
- a CDS encoding response regulator transcription factor — protein sequence MTLDHLKILLVEDDELFRLGLQVRLQKETKMAVLAEANDGETAIDLAKQQPFDLVLLDIGLPGLGGLETCRQLKLNHPNLPILVLTSRNERSLISRLVTAGAQGYCVKGVAAATLILAMRSVIAGASWWDATATAEIHHTFQNQSSEFTSNKLFENSSRSKIDTLTRREKEILTLMSEYKTNQEIAEILYISSGTVRVHIHAILHKLEVSDRKQAIDIYFNSER from the coding sequence ATGACCTTAGATCACCTCAAAATCCTGTTAGTTGAAGACGACGAACTCTTTCGCCTCGGTTTACAGGTGCGCTTGCAGAAGGAAACTAAAATGGCAGTTTTAGCAGAGGCAAATGATGGAGAAACGGCGATCGATCTTGCCAAACAGCAGCCTTTTGATCTCGTCCTACTTGATATTGGTTTACCAGGGTTGGGCGGTTTAGAAACCTGTCGCCAACTAAAGCTCAATCATCCCAACTTACCGATTTTGGTACTCACTTCACGCAATGAGCGATCGCTTATTTCCCGTTTAGTCACCGCAGGCGCACAGGGCTATTGTGTCAAGGGAGTCGCTGCGGCAACGTTAATTCTGGCGATGCGCTCAGTGATTGCTGGCGCTTCTTGGTGGGATGCTACCGCTACTGCCGAAATCCATCATACTTTTCAAAATCAATCTTCTGAATTTACTTCTAACAAGTTATTTGAAAATTCATCTAGATCAAAAATCGATACTTTGACGCGCAGAGAAAAAGAAATTCTCACTTTAATGTCTGAATACAAGACGAATCAAGAAATAGCGGAGATCCTGTATATTTCATCAGGAACAGTAAGAGTGCATATTCATGCAATTTTGCATAAGCTGGAAGTCAGCGATCGCAAACAAGCGATCGACATTTATTTTAATAGTGAACGCTAA
- a CDS encoding aromatic ring-hydroxylating oxygenase subunit alpha encodes MLKNFWYAVEFSDAITSTPKRIKVLNQYLAVYRTDSQQIVAMQDLCPHRGAALSSGRIKGECIVCPYHGWEYHADGTCINIPANLPDTPIPIRAKVKVYEAQEKYGWVWLFMGDVLESERISIPELPNFDDPKLKSLHGDFLWHTHYSRVMENALDVAHAPFVHAGSFGDKDRPQIAEFTVENYPTGAGATVMVNASPPKGIWGFLASKQPSVIKTRTAFFMPNITVLEVNLVFGRLLIYSAHVPIDDQTTVSKWINLRSFFTGNWADVDSRKRVLKVFNQDKPIVESQHPQIVPYDLNAELHVQSDALQIEYRKMRRQFFKD; translated from the coding sequence ATGCTAAAAAATTTCTGGTATGCCGTTGAATTCTCAGATGCAATTACATCTACACCCAAGCGTATTAAAGTGCTGAATCAATATTTAGCGGTCTATCGCACGGATTCTCAGCAGATTGTCGCTATGCAGGATCTATGCCCTCATCGTGGTGCAGCTTTATCTAGTGGACGAATCAAAGGTGAATGTATCGTCTGCCCCTATCACGGCTGGGAATATCATGCGGATGGAACCTGCATAAATATTCCTGCAAATTTACCTGATACACCTATCCCCATTAGAGCTAAAGTCAAGGTTTATGAAGCTCAAGAAAAGTATGGATGGGTATGGTTATTCATGGGTGATGTACTTGAATCAGAACGTATCTCCATTCCTGAATTACCTAACTTTGATGATCCTAAGCTCAAATCTCTTCATGGGGATTTTCTCTGGCATACCCACTACAGCCGTGTTATGGAAAATGCCTTAGATGTTGCTCACGCACCTTTCGTTCATGCTGGTTCCTTTGGCGATAAAGATCGTCCGCAGATTGCTGAATTTACAGTAGAAAATTATCCAACTGGTGCAGGCGCAACTGTGATGGTCAATGCGTCACCACCTAAAGGTATTTGGGGCTTTTTGGCATCGAAGCAACCTTCAGTAATCAAAACTCGAACAGCTTTCTTTATGCCGAATATTACTGTGCTAGAAGTAAATTTAGTATTTGGTAGATTGCTTATTTACAGCGCTCATGTTCCGATTGATGACCAGACAACCGTAAGTAAATGGATTAATCTACGGAGCTTTTTTACTGGTAATTGGGCAGATGTAGATTCACGTAAACGGGTCTTAAAGGTTTTCAATCAAGATAAACCGATTGTCGAATCTCAACATCCCCAGATTGTCCCCTATGACCTTAATGCCGAATTGCACGTTCAATCAGATGCTTTACAGATAGAATATCGAAAAATGCGCCGTCAGTTTTTTAAGGATTAG
- a CDS encoding IS4/Tn5 family transposase DNA-binding protein: protein MSEIFKSGSELKRAYEFSAIAKQNLARS from the coding sequence TTGTCCGAGATATTTAAGAGTGGGTCTGAATTGAAAAGGGCTTATGAGTTTTCGGCAATCGCAAAACAGAATTTAGCAAGATCATAA
- a CDS encoding IS4/Tn5 family transposase DNA-binding protein: MMNWWDKNFASCELGDERLSNRG; encoded by the coding sequence ATGATGAACTGGTGGGACAAGAATTTTGCAAGTTGTGAATTAGGAGATGAGAGACTCAGCAACCGAGGGTAA
- a CDS encoding potassium channel family protein produces the protein MRSLATLIKNHLLDLGIKVNVTVRQKLQEIHILLESTYFGDQNNLLAEITKCFDDLDDYLELAKVYAFLFGQPLPIWSEQIKLNHHKLGNITHEEKKTLAEKEALGSSRNLVAAEVSNGTTICDRFIICGLGSLGQYSVFNLKKFAYGEYEVKICAIDKAQPEIVELDHFSELLDEPIILGDCRRSEVLINASIHNCRAILLVTSNENVNIEAAITARRLNPNVHIVVRSSRQNLNQLLKEQLGSFVALDPVDLPAASFAVAGLGKGTLGLFQLGERKFRVVESIVKPDDYHLVRAPAYLLHKKQSRLLSIAELHPDRLFFQWQPNQFVQVGDKVAIIEYVEHNFASNFLEKVNSYSELDSSHFTTIQKIHQSVKRLIHPSLLISICKSKWKKLFTWIQAKRSRSLVLWGMITATVLLGLSSTVLYLNVPNISLQKSISTSVILLLGGYGDVFGGLVGEDQVPLWIMLFCITITLISLLFVLGVIGLIADSILSSKFEFFKRSLPLPTRDHIILIGFGRLGQRIADLLFKLQIPLVIVSERAYDCDLADKVPWLTGNIIEELSKINLAQAKSILTVTDDQMLNLEVALLARDAAKKVNREINLAIRTYDHYFSENLVELLPQSQSFCAYALSAEAFAGAAFGENMLSLFRLNQRTVLVAEYLISENDTLVGKNLSQIAYGYTVVPIYLKTSEPKVNGVSEFFMPSDDDVMKAGDRLTVLASISGLRRIELGNLHTPKQWQLRAKPPLNSSVLLDAGNQLKNISGCDLELARRFMQKLPAAIELPMYDTQAYRLGQALMRLLPIKIYPL, from the coding sequence ATGCGATCGCTTGCTACTCTCATCAAAAATCATCTGCTTGATTTAGGGATTAAAGTAAATGTTACAGTTAGACAAAAGCTTCAGGAAATACATATTTTGCTAGAGTCTACCTACTTTGGCGATCAAAACAATTTATTAGCTGAAATCACTAAATGTTTTGATGATCTTGATGATTATTTAGAATTAGCTAAAGTTTATGCGTTTTTATTCGGTCAGCCATTACCGATTTGGTCAGAACAAATTAAGTTAAATCATCACAAACTTGGAAATATTACTCACGAGGAGAAAAAAACTTTAGCTGAAAAAGAAGCTTTAGGTTCTAGCAGAAACTTAGTTGCAGCAGAAGTATCGAATGGTACAACCATATGCGATCGCTTTATCATATGTGGTTTAGGTAGCTTAGGACAATATTCAGTATTCAACCTCAAGAAATTTGCCTATGGTGAATACGAAGTCAAAATCTGTGCAATCGATAAAGCCCAACCAGAAATAGTAGAACTTGATCATTTCTCAGAACTACTTGATGAACCAATAATTTTAGGAGATTGCCGTCGTTCTGAAGTCTTAATTAATGCTAGTATCCACAACTGTCGTGCAATCTTACTAGTCACTAGTAATGAGAATGTCAATATTGAGGCAGCCATTACTGCTCGCCGACTTAATCCCAATGTTCATATCGTAGTACGCTCATCCCGCCAAAATCTCAATCAGCTATTAAAAGAGCAATTAGGCAGTTTTGTTGCCCTCGATCCAGTTGATTTACCTGCTGCGTCATTTGCTGTGGCAGGATTAGGTAAAGGAACATTAGGATTATTTCAACTCGGCGAACGTAAATTTCGTGTAGTGGAATCTATCGTTAAGCCAGATGACTATCATCTGGTGAGAGCTCCTGCCTATCTATTGCATAAAAAACAATCTCGGCTTTTGAGTATTGCTGAACTTCATCCAGATCGCTTATTTTTTCAATGGCAACCAAACCAGTTTGTGCAAGTTGGCGATAAGGTGGCAATTATTGAATATGTTGAGCATAACTTTGCCTCTAATTTTCTTGAAAAGGTAAATTCTTATTCTGAGTTAGACAGTAGTCACTTTACTACAATCCAAAAAATTCATCAATCGGTTAAAAGATTGATCCACCCTTCTCTTTTGATATCTATCTGCAAATCTAAATGGAAAAAGCTTTTTACTTGGATTCAAGCAAAGCGATCTCGGAGTTTAGTTCTATGGGGCATGATTACTGCAACTGTTCTATTAGGTCTGAGTTCCACCGTCCTCTATTTGAATGTACCGAATATTTCTTTGCAAAAGTCTATCTCCACTAGTGTGATCTTACTGTTAGGAGGCTATGGTGATGTGTTCGGCGGACTAGTTGGTGAAGATCAAGTGCCTCTATGGATAATGCTTTTTTGTATCACCATTACGCTCATCAGTTTGCTATTCGTTTTGGGAGTGATTGGACTAATTGCCGATAGTATTCTTAGCTCTAAATTTGAATTTTTTAAGCGATCGCTACCTTTGCCAACTCGTGATCACATTATCCTGATCGGATTTGGTAGACTTGGGCAGCGTATAGCAGATCTACTTTTTAAGTTGCAAATTCCCCTTGTGATTGTCAGTGAACGAGCCTACGATTGTGACCTTGCCGACAAAGTTCCTTGGCTTACTGGCAATATCATTGAAGAGTTATCCAAAATCAATCTTGCACAAGCTAAAAGTATTCTCACAGTTACTGATGATCAAATGTTAAACCTCGAAGTGGCTCTATTAGCGCGTGATGCAGCCAAAAAGGTGAATCGAGAGATCAATTTAGCTATTCGTACTTACGATCACTACTTTAGCGAAAACTTAGTCGAGCTATTACCACAATCTCAGTCTTTTTGTGCATATGCCCTCTCTGCCGAAGCATTTGCAGGAGCAGCCTTTGGTGAAAATATGTTAAGCCTGTTTCGACTGAATCAACGCACAGTTTTAGTTGCCGAATATCTAATTTCTGAGAATGATACTTTAGTAGGCAAAAACTTATCACAAATTGCCTATGGCTATACTGTTGTGCCAATTTACTTAAAAACCAGTGAGCCAAAAGTTAATGGAGTTAGTGAGTTTTTTATGCCGTCGGATGATGATGTGATGAAGGCAGGCGATCGATTAACAGTATTAGCTTCTATTTCAGGATTACGTCGCATTGAATTAGGAAATCTACATACACCAAAACAGTGGCAGTTACGTGCTAAACCACCTCTTAATTCCAGTGTATTACTTGATGCGGGTAATCAACTCAAAAATATTTCAGGATGTGATCTTGAGCTTGCGCGTCGCTTTATGCAAAAACTACCTGCGGCGATCGAGCTTCCTATGTATGACACTCAAGCCTATCGCTTAGGACAAGCTCTGATGAGACTTTTACCTATCAAAATCTATCCTTTGTAA
- the purS gene encoding phosphoribosylformylglycinamidine synthase subunit PurS: MKYQARIFVTLRPSVLDPAGTAVQSALKQMDYHVDSVRIGKYVEIVLDADNETEASQKLDEAADKLLANPVIENYRIELNQTT, from the coding sequence ATGAAGTATCAAGCCCGTATATTTGTTACCTTACGTCCCTCCGTTCTCGATCCCGCAGGCACTGCTGTACAGTCTGCTCTCAAACAAATGGATTATCACGTTGACTCCGTTCGCATCGGTAAGTATGTGGAAATAGTCCTAGATGCAGATAATGAAACTGAGGCATCTCAGAAACTTGATGAAGCTGCGGACAAGCTATTGGCAAATCCAGTCATCGAAAATTACCGTATTGAGCTAAATCAGACCACTTAG
- the purQ gene encoding phosphoribosylformylglycinamidine synthase subunit PurQ gives MKFGIFVFPGSNCDRDVATVTSGILQQPTRLIWHSDTDISDCDVIVVPGGFSYGDYLRCGAIARFAPVMKSLQEHVSKGKYVLGICNGFQILTESGLLQGALVRNRDLHFICDRVPLRVERNDLPFTKKYQHQQVISLPIAHGEGCYFADADTLKELEDNHQVVFRYSDAIGNITNDANPNGSVSNIAGICNKQGNVLGMMPHPERAAEGVLGGTDGKALFEGLLEGLLVNA, from the coding sequence ATGAAATTTGGTATTTTCGTATTCCCTGGTTCCAACTGCGATCGCGATGTAGCTACAGTTACTAGCGGAATTTTGCAACAGCCCACAAGATTAATCTGGCATAGTGACACTGATATTAGCGATTGTGATGTCATCGTTGTTCCAGGGGGATTTAGCTATGGTGATTACTTACGCTGTGGAGCGATCGCAAGGTTTGCGCCTGTGATGAAATCTTTGCAAGAACATGTTTCCAAAGGGAAGTATGTTCTTGGCATATGTAATGGGTTTCAAATTTTAACAGAATCAGGCTTATTGCAAGGTGCATTAGTCAGAAATCGCGATCTGCACTTTATTTGTGATCGAGTACCTTTGCGAGTAGAGCGCAATGATTTACCATTCACCAAGAAATATCAACATCAGCAAGTAATCTCTTTACCGATCGCTCACGGTGAAGGTTGCTACTTCGCGGATGCGGATACGCTCAAGGAACTGGAAGATAATCATCAAGTTGTATTCCGTTATAGCGATGCGATCGGCAATATCACAAATGACGCTAATCCTAACGGGTCAGTATCCAACATTGCAGGAATCTGCAACAAGCAAGGTAACGTTCTCGGAATGATGCCACATCCTGAACGAGCTGCTGAAGGAGTTTTGGGTGGTACTGACGGCAAGGCTTTATTTGAAGGACTTCTTGAAGGGTTATTAGTCAATGCCTAG
- the sixA gene encoding phosphohistidine phosphatase SixA: MPSIYLIRHGIAEDRENYEDDTLRPLTNEGQRKTKQVAKRLYDLGLRFDLLQTSPLVRAQQTAEIFTNIFGSPMQQSSELAPKGNFETWLQWATAWIAQHPQPARASLGIIGHEPDLTTWAETLIWGESKGALVLKKAGIIGLVLPESQPWTANGILFLSIPPKLLI, from the coding sequence ATGCCTAGCATCTATTTAATCCGTCATGGCATTGCTGAAGATCGTGAGAATTACGAAGATGATACTCTGCGTCCTCTCACCAATGAAGGGCAAAGGAAAACTAAGCAAGTTGCCAAGCGACTCTATGATCTGGGCTTGCGCTTTGACCTATTGCAAACGAGTCCCCTAGTTCGTGCTCAGCAAACTGCTGAAATATTTACAAATATATTTGGTAGCCCCATGCAGCAATCCTCGGAACTTGCTCCCAAAGGTAATTTTGAAACATGGCTGCAATGGGCTACAGCATGGATTGCTCAACATCCCCAACCTGCTAGAGCTTCTCTAGGGATCATTGGTCATGAACCTGACCTGACCACATGGGCAGAAACTCTGATCTGGGGAGAGTCTAAAGGAGCATTGGTGTTAAAAAAGGCTGGCATTATAGGCTTAGTACTACCAGAATCTCAACCTTGGACGGCAAATGGAATTCTCTTTTTATCGATTCCACCCAAGTTACTCATATAA
- the rpe gene encoding ribulose-phosphate 3-epimerase, with product MPKKSTVISPSILSADFSRLGDDIRAVDAAGADWIHVDVMDGRFVPNITIGPLVVSAIRPVTTKILDVHLMIAEPERYVPEFAKAGADIITVHAEHTACPHLHRNLCQIKELGKLAGVSLNPSTPLSFIEYVLELCDLVLIMSVNPGFGGQSFIPNVIPKIAKLRQMCDDRGLDPWIEVDGGLKANNTWQVLEAGANAIVAGSAVFNAPDYAKAIEGIRNSKRPELVTA from the coding sequence ATGCCTAAGAAGTCCACAGTTATTTCTCCCTCGATCCTGTCTGCTGACTTTAGCCGTTTGGGTGACGACATTCGTGCAGTTGATGCGGCGGGTGCAGATTGGATTCACGTTGATGTGATGGATGGTCGTTTCGTTCCAAATATCACCATTGGTCCATTGGTTGTGTCGGCAATCCGTCCTGTTACTACTAAAATTTTAGACGTGCATTTGATGATTGCTGAGCCAGAGAGATATGTACCTGAATTTGCTAAAGCTGGAGCAGATATCATCACTGTTCATGCAGAGCATACCGCTTGTCCTCATTTACATCGCAATCTTTGCCAAATCAAAGAACTCGGCAAGTTAGCTGGTGTATCCCTGAATCCTTCCACACCTTTGAGCTTTATTGAGTACGTCCTCGAACTGTGCGATTTGGTCTTGATCATGAGCGTTAACCCAGGATTTGGTGGTCAGAGCTTTATTCCTAACGTGATTCCTAAGATTGCAAAATTGCGTCAAATGTGTGATGATCGCGGACTTGATCCTTGGATCGAAGTTGATGGCGGTCTGAAGGCAAATAATACTTGGCAGGTTCTAGAAGCTGGCGCTAATGCGATCGTTGCTGGTTCGGCGGTATTTAATGCCCCTGACTATGCTAAAGCGATCGAAGGCATTCGCAACAGCAAGCGTCCTGAGTTGGTAACAGCGTAA
- a CDS encoding PD-(D/E)XK nuclease family protein produces MTLSLDQITHLLNGLKSLPPLRKQEQTFMEIAGYPHFENVCSNILQFYLQPSNEHGFGSLLLDSLFTLINEKNEKVVINGQNIDVRREESTSEGKRIDLIIESDDFLLGIENKIFADAYNRFDKYAEHLDKYLRKDRQVYKVLLSVFPVDTSKIDLYGFKPITYQLLFEQVIANIGSYFLTSREPHTIFLRDFIQTIQNLQEATSMDEQRLLYFADNQKSISKLLAEVIEMQKDMRKKVKQLNEVVLSDDVFSQSPYPIKSGFWLPSAYLVAVSWYTIVISDSLSLQFNVVLTPKGWYLDFFDLKLKRTSKQVEDWVNDRKIKFKLNSEKNRLIYIGENDSLPYSASPEDSGKWALDMLKRLTATLD; encoded by the coding sequence GTGACTTTATCTTTAGATCAAATAACGCATCTCCTCAATGGTTTAAAAAGCTTGCCGCCTTTACGAAAGCAAGAACAGACATTTATGGAGATTGCGGGATATCCACACTTCGAGAATGTTTGTAGCAATATACTTCAGTTTTATCTTCAACCATCTAACGAACATGGATTTGGTTCACTTCTGTTAGATTCGCTGTTTACACTCATCAATGAAAAGAATGAAAAGGTAGTAATTAATGGTCAAAATATTGATGTGCGACGTGAAGAATCTACCTCTGAAGGTAAACGTATTGATCTAATAATCGAATCAGATGATTTTCTTTTGGGGATAGAAAACAAGATTTTTGCTGATGCTTATAATCGATTCGATAAGTATGCAGAACATCTTGATAAGTACTTGCGGAAAGATCGTCAAGTTTACAAGGTATTACTATCGGTCTTCCCTGTAGATACATCAAAGATTGATTTATATGGATTTAAGCCTATTACTTATCAATTGCTATTTGAGCAAGTGATCGCGAATATTGGCTCTTATTTTCTGACTAGTCGTGAGCCACACACAATATTTTTGCGTGACTTTATCCAAACCATACAAAATTTACAAGAGGCAACTTCTATGGATGAACAACGATTACTATATTTTGCTGATAATCAGAAAAGTATTTCAAAACTACTTGCTGAAGTGATTGAGATGCAAAAGGATATGAGAAAAAAAGTAAAGCAATTAAATGAAGTTGTTCTTTCCGATGATGTCTTTTCCCAATCCCCTTACCCGATCAAATCTGGCTTCTGGTTGCCTTCGGCTTATTTGGTGGCTGTATCTTGGTACACAATTGTCATAAGTGATTCCTTGTCATTACAATTCAACGTAGTGCTAACTCCGAAAGGTTGGTATTTGGACTTCTTTGATCTTAAGCTTAAGAGGACTTCTAAACAAGTCGAAGATTGGGTTAATGATCGCAAAATAAAGTTTAAACTCAACAGTGAAAAAAATAGACTTATCTATATAGGTGAAAATGACAGTTTGCCATATAGTGCGAGTCCTGAAGATTCAGGGAAATGGGCACTTGATATGTTGAAAAGACTGACAGCCACTTTAGACTGA